AGAAAGAGGCCCCTCGGGCAACCAGATGCCAAGCAGGGGGACCCTGTAGGCCCCTCACCACGCTAGATGCTCATGCAAAATGCAGAGTTCTTTTTAGGATCCGATTAATTGATGTAAGAGGTGAACATGTTCGAGAGAGATATATTTGATAAAATACAAGAGATTTGGTTCTCCGAGCAATTCCGATGCGATTACCCAGGAGAAAAACCAAAAGAACCGCCTGCGATTGATACATTGCGCGCTGTGATCGAAGCCGCATTTCTCGCCAGTTTGAAGAGGGAGGAGGGGCGTCCGGTCGATTTCAGCATTGCTCTGGTCTCTCAGGAAGAAATCCAAGAATCACACAGGGTTGACATTTTTGGCGGGATGCAGCAAGTGATGAGCTTTCCGGCTCCACTCCCGTTGCGTGTCGAGATTATTTCCAAACTAGCCGCAGCTATAGACAAGCGGACAACCGCCTTGGCTGTTGAGCCAGTGAAAGGTAAATCCAATGCGGAATTCCAAATATGGGGATTTCTGTATTTTGGTCCATCTCAGGATCGTTTTGATGAGGTGAACCTCTCAGGGCCTCGCCTCTCAACGTTGAGGCCGGATTGTCTAATAATAACCACGGCCTCGGCTGGCTCGCTCACGATTGCTCGAGGATACAATCTGCTTGGTTACTTCGAGTCAGGTAGACTTACGCGCTCTACTGGTTCGCCACTAACTCAGGACTTGATGCAGCACCATATTGAATCTGCCATAAAGGAAAACATCCCACCCGATCTTAACGCGGGCTTGTATTCGCTTATCTACCGAGATTCCATTAAACGGCTGCTGACGGAAGCATCGAGGCGAGGGGACGGTGGAACAGTTATTTTGATTCCGCCTGCCGATGCAGCAAAAACGACAGGCCTGTATCGACCCATATATTCCTTTGATGGAGATTTGGGCATCGGTCATCTTCTTGAGAAGATGGTCATTGCGGAAATGGACCATTCTCCGCACTACGATCCCATAAAAAGACTGTTGGCCCTAAGACTTGCGGCGCTTTCTCAGTTCTCATGCATAGATGGCGCATTGCTCATTACTGCGAATTGGCACATGATTGCATTCGGCGCCAAGTTGGCTGCGACCAAGTGGACGGGACAGGTGCTCATTGGCCCTGGTGCAATTGGAGGTGGCGGCACATTTGACACATCGAAATTAGGTACCAGGCATAATTCGGCGATCGATTTCGTCGGGGCGTGCTCTAGTGCAATTGGATTCGTTCTGTCAGAGGATGGTCCGATCAGGGGGTTGATCAAGCGCGACGAGCAAACAATCCTTTGCTGGCCAGACTGTAGGTCTTCCATATTTGACTGATGCTGTCTGAGCGTCGCCTAAGAGGCTGTTGAACTGGGCGGGCTTATCGCTGCGGCAGATCATTGAATGATTCTGATGCTGCACGGGCTCGATGAGCTATGGGACCACAACCCCGTGGCCAAGAGGATAAAGCGCATGCACCTGATGCCGCGCGCACCCGTAGCGCTCACCTCGCTGGTGGAGGACTCCCGCGTTGTCGCTGCCGCCATGTCCGCTGCCGCACCACCTCCTGGTTACCTTCCAGAAAAGTAGGGGCGGGGACCTGACCGGGCAAGTTGTGCCCCTGGAGAGGTGTTCTTACCTCAAGAGGCATGAGCGACCTGCCCATGCCTTCCAGAAAACCGTACGCCACCGACCTCACCGACGATCAGTGGGCGTTGGTGGAGCCCTTCGTCCAGGCCAGCCAATGTGGACCCCAGGAGCAGTTGCATCCGCGCCGGGAGGTGGTCAACGCCATCCTCTACATCACCCACACGGGAGCGCAGTGGCGCTACATGCCGCACGACCTGCCGGACTGGCAGCTCGTCTACCACTACTTCGACGAGTGGAAGAAGGACGGCACGCTCAAGCGCATCCACGACACGCTGCGAAAGAAGGTGCGCAAGAAGGCCGGCCACAAGGAAGCGCCGACAGCGAGCATCCTGGACAGCCAGAGCGTGAAGACGACGGAGGAGGCGGAGACGAAGGGCTACGACGCGGGCAAGAAGGTGAAGGGCCGCAAGCGTCACCTGCTGGTGGACACGCTGGGTCTGGTGCTGCTGGTGTGGATGTCGACGGCGGATGTGCAGGACAGGGATGCAGCCCAGGCGGTGTCGCCCCTGGCGGCACACGACTACCCCACGCTCCAGAAGACGTGGGCGGACGGTGCCTACCAGGGACAACAGGTGGAGAAGGTGGCCAGGGAGAGCGGGGCATCACCCTTGAGGTGGTGAAACGCTCGGACAAGGACAGGGGCTTCGTCGTCCAGGCGAAGCGCTGGATTGTCGAGCGCACCTTTGGTTGGCTCAATCGGGAGCGGCGCCTATCCAAGGACTACGAACGCAAGGAGGAGTCCTCCCTCTCCTAGGGGGAGAGGGGACTGTCTACCGCCCCATCGTGGCCAGCACCCGCGCCACCACCGCGTCCGCTTGTGGCGCACGGATGAGGTCGGGGTGATCTCCCTCCAGCGGCACCACGTCGAGCTGCTCGCGCGGCAGCAACTGGCTCCAGCCGAGCGTCTCGTCGCGGCCAGTGCGTGAGTAGGCCGAGGTGAAGAGCTGGAGCCGCGCACGCAGCGGCGGCACCGTCCACCCCCGCACCTGCGGCGTCAGCACCTCACCGAGGATGTGCCACACGCGGGACAGCTGGCTGCCCTGGAAGTGGGGCGCCAGCATGCCCTTCTCCCGCGCACGCACCGCGAGCAGCTCCCAGCGAGCCTCGGTGTCCAGCGGCGCCAGCTCGCGCTCGAACTGCGCGTCGAGCACACCGAACTCCTCGGCCAGTTGCAGCACGGGATCCGCCGACGCCGGCACCGGGATGGCGTGGACGGGAGGCGTGTCGAGCAGGCCCACCAGCTCCACGCGCTCCCCCTGGGCCTCGAGCGCCGCCGCGACGCCGAGCGCCACGTAGCCGCCGAACGAGAACCCCATCAGCCGGTACGGCCCGTGGGGCTGTGCTTCGCGGATGTCCCGCGCGTACACCTCCACGCGCTCCTCGAAGGTGGCGAGGTGGCGCTGCGACACTGTCTCGGGCGCCTGGATGCCGAAGCAGCGCAGGCGCGGCTCCATCCTCCGGGTGAGCTCCTGGTAGTGGTGCACCTCGCCGTCGCCCGGGTGGAAGAGGAACACGGGCGGGGCATCCTCCGGCGTCTCCGGGCCCGACAGGCGCACCACGCTCGTCCGGGGCGGCCCCTCCTCCAGCAACTCCCTCACCGCGTCCGTGCTCGCCCTCAGCGTCGGGTACAGGAAGAGCGTGGCCAGCGGCATCGGCATGCCGAGCTCCTCCTCGATGCGCCCCAGCAGCCGCATGGCCAGGATGGAGTCGCCGCCCTGCTCGAAGAAGTCGTCCTCGGGCCGCAGGTCCGGCCGGGCCAGCACCTCGACCCACAGGCGATGGAGCGTCATCTCCAGCGTCGAGCGGAACGCCGTCTCCCGCTTGTCCGGTGCCGCCGGCGCGGTGGGCAGTGCGTCCGGATCTGGCAGCGCCTGGCGGTCCACCTTGCCGTTGTTGTTGACGGGCAGCTTCTCCAGCACGACGAACGTCGCGGGCACCATGTACGGAGGCAGCTGCTCCGCCACGTGCTCACGCAGCGCGTCCGCGCGCACTCCGGCCGGAGCCTGCACCCAGGCGCACAACTGCTGCACGCCCGCGGCCGACGTCCTCGCCATCACCACCGCCTCCTCCACCTCCGGGTGGCGCCGCAGGCACGTCTCGATCTCCGACAGCTCGATGCGGAAGCCGCGGATCTTCACCTGGTGGTCCACCCGCCCGAGGAAGCGCAGGCGCCCGTCCGGCAGCGTCCGGGCCAGGTCTCCCGTGTGGTACATGCGCGCGCCCGGCTCGCGGGAGAACGGATCCGGCAGGAAGCGCTCGGCCGTCTGGTGCGGCGCGCCGAGGTAGCCTCGCGAGAGCGCCGCGCCTCCGATGTACACCCGGCCCGGCATGCCCGGCAGCACCGGCTCGAGGTGCTCGTCCAGCAGGTAGAAGCGGACGCGGGGAATGGGCCGCCCGATGGGGAAGGTGGGCGCGGTGCCCACGCCCTCCGCGCCGGGGATGTCGCACGTGGCCGAGGTGATGGTGCACTCGGTGGGGCCGTAGACGTTGAGCCACGGCGCATGCCCGCCGCCCACGCGCACCCAGGCCTCGTACGTCTCGCGCTTGAGCACGTCGCCGCCGGGCGCCAGCAGCCGCAGCCTCGGGGGCACGCGCTGGCCATGGGCCTCCATCTCGCGCACCCACTCCTCGATGTACGTGGGCGGGAGGCTGATGATGCTGATGCCCTCCTGCTCCAGGTACGGCGTCATGAGGTGCGCGGGCACCAGTCCGTCCCGCATCACCACCGTGGCTCCCACCGCCAGTGGCGGGTACAGGTCCTCGGCGGCCGCGTCGAAGCTCAGCGGCGCGAACTGCAACATGCGGTCACCCGGGCGCAGGCCGAAGCGGGCCGCGAGGGCGAGGTTGTGGTTGACCACCGAGCGGTGCTCCACCATCACGCCCTTGGGCTCGCCGGTGGAGCCGGAGGTGAAGACGATGTAGGCGAGCTGGGCATCGGACACCGTCCGCGGCCCGGGGCCCGTCTCCGCCGTCACCTGCGCGGGCTGGGGCGCCACCTCGACGAGGGACACGAGCCCCTCATGGGCGGGCAGCGCCGC
The sequence above is drawn from the Archangium gephyra genome and encodes:
- a CDS encoding putative sensor domain DACNV-containing protein; its protein translation is MFERDIFDKIQEIWFSEQFRCDYPGEKPKEPPAIDTLRAVIEAAFLASLKREEGRPVDFSIALVSQEEIQESHRVDIFGGMQQVMSFPAPLPLRVEIISKLAAAIDKRTTALAVEPVKGKSNAEFQIWGFLYFGPSQDRFDEVNLSGPRLSTLRPDCLIITTASAGSLTIARGYNLLGYFESGRLTRSTGSPLTQDLMQHHIESAIKENIPPDLNAGLYSLIYRDSIKRLLTEASRRGDGGTVILIPPADAAKTTGLYRPIYSFDGDLGIGHLLEKMVIAEMDHSPHYDPIKRLLALRLAALSQFSCIDGALLITANWHMIAFGAKLAATKWTGQVLIGPGAIGGGGTFDTSKLGTRHNSAIDFVGACSSAIGFVLSEDGPIRGLIKRDEQTILCWPDCRSSIFD
- a CDS encoding transposase, with product MKRSDKDRGFVVQAKRWIVERTFGWLNRERRLSKDYERKEESSLS
- a CDS encoding IS5 family transposase; this encodes MPSRKPYATDLTDDQWALVEPFVQASQCGPQEQLHPRREVVNAILYITHTGAQWRYMPHDLPDWQLVYHYFDEWKKDGTLKRIHDTLRKKVRKKAGHKEAPTASILDSQSVKTTEEAETKGYDAGKKVKGRKRHLLVDTLGLVLLVWMSTADVQDRDAAQAVSPLAAHDYPTLQKTWADGAYQGQQVEKVARESGASPLRW